In the Rhododendron vialii isolate Sample 1 chromosome 2a, ASM3025357v1 genome, TTATCTTTCAACTTCTACGTTTCTATGTAATAATCTTTAGTCGTGAGATAGTTCTATCATAATGGCAAATAGAGGAGCAAGTTTCAGGGTTTGGATATTTCCCAAGTTCAAGGATccatattggaaaaaaaaaaaggacaagcCCAAAAGATTACTATGTTGGTCTTCAACAAGAATGAAAATTTATGGTTGAAGAGCAGGAGAGATTGGTTAATGATTTGCATAACGTGGGAGTCAAAATTCTACATCGTCGATCTTTAAAAATGCCAACAACAAATAAGCGTGAATATGAAGCAACCATGTCCTGAATCAAAAAGGAGAATAATAGAAATAATAGAATGCTGATGCGCAAGAGTATATATTTCATGCTTCAGTTAGCAACAGAGATGACTGAGGCAAATCAACGAGAACTAATGGAAAATGAACATAACAATGCTTTGAATAATGAAAAGTATCTATCTGACTATATATGCTATATCTGATGAGGACATGTAGATCTCCCACTATTGGCTCTGTGTTAGATCTCGCACAGCTCTCCCTCGTTACTCACTGATTTGAATAAAATAACCCTAGTTCTCGTTATGTATAAAATTTAAGGGCTCTCTCTCCGGTAATTAAATACACTCTACTAATCGGCCCGACCCAAGTAATAAGTCCAAccaaagtacaaaaataagCGGCCCAATACTATAATGTTCGCACATCTCTACATATACATCAAAATATAAGTTATTcgagtttatttttattagaaagatgtttgaaaaagagaaatgaaaaaattgcattatttgtgtcaaatatatatatatatatatatatatatatatatataaaccgaAAAAGTGGGATGTCACAAGATCGACGCTTGAAGATTAGTCATCCTCTTTATTTGTTTCCTCTGTTTTTTCCCCCTCAAATCTGCTTTGATGCGGTCGAAATCGACACCCAACTGACAGTCCGATGAGTCGAATCGGTCGAGTTTTGTCTAGAAGTCGGTCGGCCAATGGGTGCCAATTTTGCAACCCGATTTGTTCTAGTCAAGTGGCGAGTCCAAGCCAAATTCGACCCAGATCGACCCGTGCTCACCCCTACCCCAAATGATGGATAGAGAAACCATCGTACTCTTCAAAAAGTGAAGTCAGAGAGACCTAGGTTAGGAGTAGGTTTCCTTTCTTTGGGTTACATATAGTAGAATGAAGGGACTTTGGGAACCATTGACTGATTTTCTTATATAACAATATGAACTAGGGTTTCCTTTCCGAGGGTAGTttttgatgataaaaaagaaaaagaaaaagaggagtgCTAGATACAGAGAAAATGTATCCAGAAATTATCTCGAAAGAGCAAATCAACGGTAAAGTAAATTTGCACCATTGATTTGCCCTTTCGGAGTAATTTTCGGGTACGTTTTCTTTGCACTTaaaatttctataaaaaaaaaggaagggcaAGGAAATGATAGAGTAAGAATGTGCACTCCTTCATATGGGTTGTATGTCGATCAAAGCTGAGATTTCGACGGTCACTGTGTTTGCTTTTAGTTACATGCCGTAATTTGTTGGAATTCGTAAATTGACCTTTTAAATCAGCATGACCTAGGGCTTTTCTTTCTtgcttctcattttttttataattaaattcATACAATTAAGTGTTTAGGGTTCAGCTTTctgttttcttgaaattttttttgggattattgttGCATAAACATACAGAGGTTCAAATTAACAGGTGAGAGTCGCTTCATACATAGAGTGAAAAAATTAGACTTTGTTTGCTTTAGGTTTTTGAGGAAGGTTTTTGGGGTgatgagtggagaaagatagatagagaaatgagagtaataattgaagagaaaactTATTGTGAATAGTGCTGTGAGGGGGTGAAGGAGAGCAGAGAGTGGGCAATGGAGAGTTGGTTGAGAGAAGTATTGTTTGGGTTAGCGATATCCAAGCCCTAGCGCTATGGTGGAAAACGCTAGTCTAAAGTACTAGAGCCTGGCGAGATGGCGCTGCTTGTGTGGACATTATTGCTACACAAGCTAATGGGAAGTCGCTAATTGGGATGACTCTATTCGGGTAGCGCCTTTTGAAGTGACTCTACCGGGTAGTTTTAAATAGTTTGAAAACCTGAGTGTTCCAGtcaattgttttaaaaaagaGATTACTTCGATGAAAAACTCTCAATCTCTCACTACTACAATCCTCGTTGATTATCTCACTCAACCTAATGCATCACAGTATGGTTATGAAATATTTGGGCTATCCATTCCTTATGGTTATTTTCAGCACTCTAAAATTTTAAGTGATAGTAATAATAGATGGACACTAGAACTGGGCGTTACAACTATTACCGCATACAACAATCACATCAACGAGTCTATGATGATGTCACTGAGATATACCAATATTATCAACGCCATTCCTTTTGGGCGTGACTTGATATAAtagaacataaaaataaaatggatgATTGTGTTTAGTTAAGTATTGTTATTGAGATATTACTATGTTAAAGTGCTGGTAATTAGTATGGTATGACAATACTTGTGTCATTGTAGTATGCATGTATAATTGCGTACCATAGTATAATTATTACGTAATTTGCATATATGTAACAATTGACaattaatattctttttttatattgCATATATCATCTATCATAGTACCAATTTTAGTTTGTAAAATAATGAATTCGATGTCCTacaaaaatatcaatatttaTTACCTCAAAACGCAACTTTTGATCCAATTTTACTTACAAAACTATTTCTAATagtcaactttaaaaaaattcacgatTGCGTTGTCCGATTCCCGTTACACATTAACTGATACTGTCGATACCCGTCACTCGCAACCGCAATCACTACGCCAACCTCGACCGCAATTTAAAACCATGCATCACATAATCAGTACATTATCAGCATATAGCAAATGAGTCCTAACATAGTTTAGTTATTACGTTTTGGTGATTCTTTTCGTAGATACCATGTGTTTGGAGTTTCAATACTTGGGACCACAATTTCGGAGATTAGTTTGAGGCAACGCCACTGATACGTAATTTCCCGTTTCGTGATTCACTAGAGACCCTCCCGAATCAATTGGCACGGTGGAAGTCCATACAAGCTTTCATGCACCCTCGTTTCTGGAGATttcgttttatttttatttttatttttattttatggcGGGTACCGCGAAAACACCGATACACATGCGCACATACATAGCTTCTGCGTAGATTGCAGCTACTCATCGAGggagaagaaaatggaaaatcagcggtggttagagagagaaatgtacCAGATGGAGCAAATAAGAGAGCTCGATGCAGAGGAATTGCAGGTTGAAGAAGTCGGGGACGACTCATCTGATGACGATAGATCAAAGTAAAGTATCTGTCATCGCTATCTACCTctgttcctttattattttttgactgGTTCATTGTTCATTTCCAGCACGATTTGCTTGCTACAATATACAATGTTAAGATACATTGTGCCCATAAATTGGAAATTAGGGTTTGTTAGTTATTACTGTGAGACTTGTTTGTTTTGAGGATTAACTCGTTGCGCGTATGAAACCCCTTGCTCATTTTATGATGTTTTTATTATTGCTGTCGGTGAATTTTATATGTTCCATGAGTAGTTTTGGATATGTTCGGGAGAATCTCCAACTCAAGTCACTGAATAGAGACTCAAAAAAGTGCATATAGAGAGAGCATTACTATTCATTACCAAAACTATTCCTATCCAAATCTTTATTTCCAACGAGAGACAAACATTTTCTTGGTTCCCTCCAaagttcaaattattttttttctttgcaaaatTTTATCAGTATATTGTATATAGACCGTAAGTGCTGAGCGCCCCAAGCTCTTAATGCCATGCTTCATTCTTTACTCTCTCATATTTTTCGCCTTTGCATGACCTTCCATATCTAGCTCACTCTAGGATTCCTACAAGTATATGTGAATATGGCAAACTCTGTAAATCATGCTCTATAGCATTAGAAAAATCTTATATGCGTGACCTGTTAATGACCTGAGCACATGAAATATGAGAACATGCCAAATAACTGTCTGCACCTGCCAAGTAGAAGAACACACATCCGATACTTAGCTTTGTTTGAATTGCGCAAGGACACATTAAGTAGAAGTGTACAGAAATGTGCTGATATCTACCTGCTAGACAGATCCATCATATACCGTTGTGATTTTATTGGCACGCGCATTCCTACAAACCCTTTTCTACCACTAATAGTTAAGCTTTGATCTCAGTTTCTGGGGCCTGATGGTTTCCATCTTTTCATAATCTTGACAAAACTTTTCAATCTCGCCAATCCTACAATGAATACATGTTTTCTATTAATTTGTAAACCCCTAAATATCTTTGTTCTGCTGTAGTTTGAAAAGGCTGCATATATTGACCTCTTATGACTCTACCGAACTCATATAAGACCAACAAATATATGAGCCTACAAAAGAAAGTCACAAATCTATCTTGGCAATTGCAATCCTGGTTTATAGATGTCAACTATCTCATTTGATGcctttatttgaaaattttggttgcTTTCAGGTTGTTGAGTTGACTGAGAAAAAATTGAGgtgtagaaattttattttgctaGTTTCTGCAAAATGTTCAAGCAATATGAAGTATGAACCTCACTCGCAGAGTTCATCCTATCCCTAGTTCCCCGGATCTCCTTGTTTTAACAGCAAAGAGTAGTTTGTTTGGATACTTATTTTACTCATTTACCTACCAAATGGACACAACGCCAGTATctagaagttttttttgttcataattGTAGAATAGAGTGGCTTACAAGACTTTTGTTCACAATGTGTTCAATGTGTCTTTTTTCCGTCGATGGTGGTTGTGACTGATCATGGCAATGTGCACTTGATCAAAGTAGTGGTGGCTATGGTGAGGCTTCAACACCGGGTGGCTTTACCAATATCTCCGGTTTGGCTTCCTTACATACATATCTTGGTGGTAAGCATACTGTGCTGGCTTGTATTTGCTTTCGGTCTCTCTGCCAATTTGAGCTATTGGAGGTCTAATGACTAAGTTTTCATCAATCAGAGGTTGAGGATACCCATCATAGGTTGGCTTGCTTGGATGGTGGTGCCGTATTAAACATACCCCTATTCTATCTGGAAGGTATGTGTTTAGGTGTCATTTCCATGTTCTGTAGAGTTTGAACTACGTTTTACATGGATAATTATATGAGGTGAAAATCCATTCTCATAGCTGTTGCTAAAGAAGAAATTTGGGGTCATATAGTCATTGCGCTgtcaaatttattttccttaaaTATCACCTGAAAGTTAATTCCGAGAAAGAGACTTTTAAGTTTCAAGAACATTTCTTGATTGCTTctacttcttttaaaaactCAGGCAATGATGGTTAATGTGTTCAATGGGTGCTTACGTCAGTTATGAAACTTCAATTTCGTAGCATGCCCATAGTTTGCAGTAgacaatgttctaaatggcgcttggcgctagtagggcggagacccacctccaagcgccaagccgcctaggcgccgccaagcaattcggcgttttttttttttttttttaacaaaccattatccaatcaaactatattctatgtatccataatacaagttcaaagttctacataaccataatgcaaagtttaatgtacaaaccaaaatgaaattaagtagtagcaactagcaaataagttgaataagacaataagtagaaataaacgagatcggagatccctaatgccaagttaaaagttcatctcctttctttaactcttctcctccatacccttccaaaacttgatctacattagtttaatactatacatttaaggccgccaaaggcctccaaagacgtcgATAATgccgccaagaccgccaaggccgcctaggcggccgccaaacaccgccaaaccttcctgggcgccaaatcgccgagaccgccatggccgccaaggccgcctaggcggccgccaagaccgccaaggccgcctaggcggccgccaaacaccgccaaacgtccctgggcgccaaatcaaacgccaaggggtattggcgtggcggcagggtacctccaagcgcctaggcggcctcggcggccgccatttagaacagagGCAGTAGATTTCCTTTTATTAGTTTGTTAACCCAACTCATGTAAAGGCTTAAGTTGTTAGAGGGTGGGGTAACTTTATTACTTATATCCTTAATACGCTCTCTCATGTGTAGTGAGACTTTCCTCTATAAGTGAGCTAAACAAGTGCAAGTATTTAATTATCAGGTAGGCTGTGAGGTTCGAGCACATGATCTAttgcctgctctgataccatattagattgttaacttCCAACTCATCTAAAACCTTAAGCTGTTGTAGGGATGGGTAGCTTTATTACTCATATCCTTAACACCTTTCTAGCTCACTTGCTGTTGTGATCTATTACATATACATTGCTCTCATAAGATATGCTTCAATTGCAAGCTTTACTCTTTGTGATGCAAAGTTCTCTGCCTCTTTGGTTAGAATATTTATCTCAGGGTTCTCCCAAGTACCAGAGTAAGCAGCATGTACCCTTTCTATACAATGATCTTGCATACAACAAGATTTTATGTGAAATTTTAGTGCGATGGTTTCTAATTAGACTTAGAGGGTGGGTTTCTTAAAACACCAGAAGTTGTTTGCCATGTTAGGCTTACTATTTGTATGTGTGATATTGAGATTTAGCTTAACCCGAGTAGCATGAAGTGTCTCAAATTTAATCTGACTTGAAGGCCTGTCATAGTGCTGAGGCAGAGCGATTTATAGATTTTTGCATGGCCTTTGGCTAGTTATATAATAATATGAGCAACAATTTAGGCGCCTCATCTTTTTCCTGTGTTTTATCTGAATTCTTCCTCTAATATTTTCCCCATATTTTTATATCAGGAGTTGTTCTATTTCCAGAGTCTATTCTTCCTTTGAGAGTCTTACAACCTAATCTTGTGGCGGCTGTTGAAAAAGCGCTGAGCCAAGTTGATGCTCCTTATACCATAGGCATTGTATGTGAACTTTTGACAGCTATTAGTGCTTTCCTTGTGCCCATGGTTTCTGTCACTAGCCTTTTCTCAAAGTAGCTCTACATCGAAAATGTATTGCAGATTCGGGTTTATAAGGATGCTGGTGATAGTAGGATAAGAGTGGCAAACGTTGGGACAACTGCAGAGGTATGAGTTAAACAACCTAATAGTCAGGTTACTACTGTTTTACCATTTTACGGTAGAAGGGGTTAGGACTGCTATTCTTGCATGTTTAGATTATAACAAAGTTCTTGCCCCTCTCAATTCTAACACCATCAAAATTGGATAGCATTGGTCAAGACTCTATCATGCCTTACCAACCAAAGATGGTGGCTGAATAAATGATGGGTACTTGATTAACAGATGCCTTTTAAAAGTTAGTCTCAGTTGAAGTTGCAAGCTGGATTTTGATTATATGCATACCATTGGTACTTTATTAACAGTGCTGCGGTCCATGATTATGCGAGTGTTGAACTAGATCCCTGTGCCAAATATGTTATTTTGTAGAGGGATCCTGTACTCTTTGTTGCAGAAACTTGGTGTGTTAAGAGCATTCTCTTACAAAATAACTGGTGCTTTTATGTCAGATTACTCCTCTATTAATGCAACTGTGTTGAACTGAATCCCTTAAGTTGTCATCTGATAATGTACTTGCTGCCATTGTTTGATGTCTTGACTCACTATGCCAAGTGATTTTTATCATTTACTGTCTTTTAGGAAAATGAATTTACAAGTTGGTATATCAGAACATCTCATAGATGGGTTAGTTTGACGCTGAGGATAACTTTTTCCCTGATTTGGCAACAAAGTGTCTATGGCTGTccaacttataaaaaaaaaagtgtctgGCTGTCCAAGACTCCAAATCTAGCATACATTTctaaaaggagattgaagaagaTAATCATGAGATACGAACTAGCAAGCTTACTTCATAGGTCAGTAAAGTATTAATAACTGCAGTAAAATTGAAGAGATCTGCCAAAAGTCAGGCTCTGGTTATTTGGAGTCTGGTAGATTGGTTGGCATCAGCAAGTGAACTTACTGTGCTGAGGATGTAGAGAACTGCAGAATCAATACCTCCCTTTTAATTCGTTATTTATAATATATTCCTTGTTTCTGGTCTGCTTTTGACTTAGCTTGCAAAGGCCTGATTGGTTCTGACTTTAACTTTGACTGTGATTGTCCTTTTTGTTAAATTCTGCTATATGCTCCATGTGTATGTTCTTTTAAACATGACAATTTAGTGTTGGCTAGCCTAGAAGCGACCTGCCAACAGCTGTGGCCCTGCCCTTCAGCTGGGTGAGGGTGTTTAACATCTAACTCCGATGTTTGTCCCCTGTGTTCTGGATTAACTGTCTTGTTTCATTCCCTTTCTAGATTCGGCAGTATAGAAGGTTAGATGATGGTTCATTGAATGTGGTTACCCGTGGCCAACAACGTTTTCGTCTGAACCGCCAGTGGATCAATGTGGAAGGGGCAGTGAGTTTAACCTAATGCTTAATTAgttcatttatatttatttgcATAGTACACAGTTCTCTCCTATTATATTACTGTGGCAAAATGGTGATTACCTGTATGATCTTCTTTCTTCAGCCATGTGGAGAGGTCCAAGTTATCCAAGAAGATTTGCCACTGAGGACTCCACGAGATGCTGTAGGACGACTGGCACCTTTGAGGAACTTACGTGCACCACCTTCACACACTTCACTGGCTAAACACATTGCACACggagatgaagatgatgattcaGATGCACTTTCAGAGGAAAGTTTCGAGCGTGAGCTTTCTCTGACAGAAAAGATCTTGCATCAATCTGCAGTTGTTCCCCGTTATGGTTGTGATATGATTGACGTGCCAACTGCTAGTGATGATGAGAAACTTGTCTGCCAGTCAGGATTCCAGttggaaaaatcaaatttagttgGTTCCATATGTTCATTCTATCCAGATGGGGACAAAAGGAGTGAAAATGATTGTCTGGAAAGGGGGAAAAAGTTGATTTCAGGAAGGCAATCTCGAAGAGGGGTTGGTTGT is a window encoding:
- the LOC131315571 gene encoding uncharacterized protein LOC131315571 isoform X2, whose translation is MENQRWLEREMYQMEQIRELDAEELQVEEVGDDSSDDDRSNGGYGEASTPGGFTNISGLASLHTYLGEVEDTHHRLACLDGGAVLNIPLFYLEGVVLFPESILPLRVLQPNLVAAVEKALSQVDAPYTIGIIRVYKDAGDSRIRVANVGTTAEIRQYRRLDDGSLNVVTRGQQRFRLNRQWINVEGAPCGEVQVIQEDLPLRTPRDAVGRLAPLRNLRAPPSHTSLAKHIAHGDEDDDSDALSEESFERELSLTEKILHQSAVVPRYGCDMIDVPTASDDEKLVCQSGFQLEKSNLVGSICSFYPDGDKRSENDCLERGKKLISGRQSRRGVGCKEDSVSRLREVPRAFWPNWVYRMHDSYCLAQKAADKWKQIMGLPSMDVHVTKPDCLSFYIASKIPVSESTRQELLDIDGTSYRLRRVIELLENFDHVRCKSCQAVIGKRSDVLIMSSEGPLGAYVNPNGYVHELMTLHKANGLALIGGPVKEYSWFPGYAWTIAECATCESQMGWLFTATTKKLKPRSFWGIRCAQIDDNMS
- the LOC131315571 gene encoding uncharacterized protein LOC131315571 isoform X1, translated to MENQRWLEREMYQMEQIRELDAEELQVEEVGDDSSDDDRSNSGGYGEASTPGGFTNISGLASLHTYLGEVEDTHHRLACLDGGAVLNIPLFYLEGVVLFPESILPLRVLQPNLVAAVEKALSQVDAPYTIGIIRVYKDAGDSRIRVANVGTTAEIRQYRRLDDGSLNVVTRGQQRFRLNRQWINVEGAPCGEVQVIQEDLPLRTPRDAVGRLAPLRNLRAPPSHTSLAKHIAHGDEDDDSDALSEESFERELSLTEKILHQSAVVPRYGCDMIDVPTASDDEKLVCQSGFQLEKSNLVGSICSFYPDGDKRSENDCLERGKKLISGRQSRRGVGCKEDSVSRLREVPRAFWPNWVYRMHDSYCLAQKAADKWKQIMGLPSMDVHVTKPDCLSFYIASKIPVSESTRQELLDIDGTSYRLRRVIELLENFDHVRCKSCQAVIGKRSDVLIMSSEGPLGAYVNPNGYVHELMTLHKANGLALIGGPVKEYSWFPGYAWTIAECATCESQMGWLFTATTKKLKPRSFWGIRCAQIDDNMS